A DNA window from Geovibrio ferrireducens contains the following coding sequences:
- a CDS encoding branched-chain amino acid ABC transporter permease, translating to MRKINPFPSLIAAFVLAAVGLTVDNEYYLGVAVVIMIHALNATGLNILLGYTGIISIGQAAFFGLGAYISGVLSATYGWNALMTFPVSFAGCFIIAYVIGWPVLRLHGHYLAMATLGFGMIVYILMNEMDFITGGPSGLMGIGDIEFFGLYFGLDQAYFVLMSVYFVIVLFLLELFDKSFLHYKLKFIKSSESASNSYGLDTVQTKLLVFAFVAGFTALNGSLYAFFAHFISPVSFSLKYSIELVAMATVGGLGYITGGVIGAVILGLVPELFASAEDYEMLIYGGLLAVCVMFVPGGIAGTLSKLRKKDA from the coding sequence CCTTTTCCTTCGCTTATTGCGGCTTTTGTGCTTGCCGCAGTGGGTCTCACGGTTGACAACGAATATTATCTCGGCGTTGCGGTGGTTATAATGATCCATGCGCTGAACGCTACGGGTCTTAATATACTTCTCGGCTACACGGGAATAATCTCCATAGGGCAGGCTGCGTTCTTCGGTCTGGGAGCATATATTTCGGGCGTTCTTTCAGCCACTTACGGCTGGAATGCGCTTATGACATTCCCTGTCTCCTTCGCCGGATGCTTTATCATAGCCTATGTTATAGGCTGGCCGGTACTGAGACTCCACGGGCATTATCTGGCTATGGCTACACTCGGTTTCGGAATGATCGTCTACATACTCATGAACGAGATGGACTTCATAACCGGCGGCCCCTCCGGCCTCATGGGGATAGGGGACATAGAGTTCTTCGGGTTGTATTTCGGGCTGGATCAGGCTTACTTTGTGCTGATGTCCGTTTATTTTGTGATTGTGCTGTTTCTTCTGGAGCTTTTTGATAAGTCATTTCTGCATTACAAGCTTAAGTTTATAAAATCATCCGAATCCGCCTCAAACAGCTACGGACTGGACACTGTGCAGACCAAGCTGCTTGTTTTTGCTTTTGTGGCGGGCTTCACAGCCCTTAACGGCTCACTGTATGCCTTCTTCGCACATTTCATCAGCCCTGTCTCTTTCAGCCTCAAGTACTCCATAGAGCTTGTGGCGATGGCCACCGTGGGCGGGCTCGGCTACATAACAGGCGGTGTGATAGGCGCAGTGATTCTTGGGCTTGTGCCGGAGCTTTTCGCCTCTGCCGAGGATTATGAAATGCTTATCTACGGCGGGCTTCTGGCC